From the genome of Neomonachus schauinslandi chromosome 5, ASM220157v2, whole genome shotgun sequence, one region includes:
- the SUV39H2 gene encoding LOW QUALITY PROTEIN: histone-lysine N-methyltransferase SUV39H2 (The sequence of the model RefSeq protein was modified relative to this genomic sequence to represent the inferred CDS: deleted 1 base in 1 codon), producing MAAAGAEARGAWCVPCLVSLDTLQELCRKEKLTCKSIGITKRNLNNYEVEYLCDYKVVKDMEYYLVKWKGWPDSTNTWEPLQNLKCPLLLQQFSNDKHNYLSQVNKGKAISLKDNNKALKPAVAEYIVKKAKQRVALQRWQDELNRRKNHKGMIFVENTVDLEGPPSDFYYINEYKPAPGISLVNEATFGCSCTDCFFEKCCPAEAGVLLAYNKNQQIKIPPGTPIYECNSRCQCGPDCPNRIVQKGTQYSLCIFRTSNGCGWGVKTLVKIKRMSFVMEYVGEVITSEEAERRGQLYDNKGITYLFDLDYESDEFTVDAARYGNVSHFVNHSCDPNLQVFNVFIDNLDTRLPRIALFSTRTINAGEELTFDYQMKGSGDISSDSVDHSPAKKRVRTVCKCGAVTCRGYLN from the exons ATGGCGGCGGCTGGGGCCGAGGCGCGAGGAG CTTGGTGTGTGCCTTGCCTAGTTTCACTTGATACTCTTCAGGAAttatgtagaaaagaaaaactcacatGTAAATCGATTGGAATCACCAAAAGGAATCTAAACAATTATGAGGTGGAATACTTGTGTGACTACAAGGTAGTAAAG gatATGGAGTATTATCTTGTAAAATGGAAAGGATGGCCAGATTCTACAAATACTTGGGAACCTTTGCAAAATCTCAAGTGCCCGTTACTACTTCAACAGTTCTCTAATGACAAGCATAATTATTTATCTCAGGTAAACAAAGGCAAAGCAATATCTCTAAAAGACAATAACAAAGCTTTGAAACCTGCCGTTGCCGAATATATTGTAAAGAAGGCCAAACAAAGGGTAGCTCTGCAGAGATGGCAAGATGAActcaacagaagaaagaatcataAAGGAATgatttttgttgaaaatactgtTGACTTAGAGGGCCCACCTTCAGACTTCTACTACATTAATGAATACAAACCAGCTCCTGGAATCAGCTTAGTCAATGAAGCTACCTTTGGTTGTTCATGTACAGACTGCTTCTTTGAGAAATGTTGTCCTGCTGAAGCTGGAGTTCTTTTGGCTTATAATAAAAACCAGCAAATTAAAATCCCACCTGGTACCCCCATTTATGAATGCAATTCAAGGTGTCAATGTGGACCCGATTGTCCCAATAGGATTGTACAAAAAGGCACCCAGTATTCTCTTTGCATCTTTCGAACTAGCAATGGCTGTGGCTGGGGTGTAAAAACccttgtgaagattaaaagaatGAGTTTTGTCATGGAATATGTTGGAGAG gtaatCACAAGTGAAGAAGCTGAAAGACGG GGGCAGTTATATGACAACAAGGGAATCACATATCTCTTTGATCTGGATTATGAATCTGATGAATTCACTGTGGATGCAGCCCGATATGGAAATGTCTCTCATTTTGTGAATCACAGT TGTGACCCAAATCTTCAGGTGTTCAATGTTTTCATTGACAACCTTGACACCCGTCTTCCCCGAATAGCATTATTTTCCACAAGAACCATAAATGCTGGAGAAGAGCTCACCTTTGACTATCAAATGAAAG GTTCTGGAGATATATCTTCAGATTCTGTTGACCACAGCCCAGCCAAAAAGAGGGTCAGAACTGTGTGCAAGTGTGGAGCTGTGACTTGCAGAGGTTACCTCAACTGA